TTAAGTATGTCCTCAACACGCCCACACACAAATTGGCCTGGTTGAGTGGTGGTGAGACTCGAATATAGGATCTCTATATGCTCTGATATCATATTAAAGCGTGTAACCAtttcatctaaaagcttaagttgttaaaaaaaatacatttttTATTTACTAGTTATATTCTTAAACAATTATTCTTAAACTCCTTTGTCTTCTAACTTAGATTTTTAGTTGTGGCTTTTAATTAAGAGGTGCTTCAATTGCTTATGTTATTACTTGTTGTTGCCTTTGTTTCGGTTTTCTGTTTGCATTATTTAGTGTTAGCTTTTGTATTTTCGCTTCGGTTGTCAGATTTGATTTGCTTGTTATTGCCCCTTTCATTTatctttcttgagccgagggtctaccgcCTTCtcaaaggtaggggtaaggtctgcgtacactatTCTCTCCCCATACTCCACTTGTGGtaatatactgggtatgttgttgttgttgtgcttcaATTGGGTTCACTGTTTTTTGGTTAGTTTCACCAGTTGATTTCTTATTTGACTCAGAAGTTCCAGAGAGGTGCTTCCTCCTGCTCTTGATTCCTCTTCAGAGCCACCAGCTATCTTTGATGGAACTCCCAAGTTAGTTGCCTTTACTTTACTGCTGTTTTTTCTTTTGGCTCAGATGCGATTTTTGCCTTTTGGTTCTTATACTTTGTAGGATATAATATTGTTAATTTCTCGAATTGCCACCGAACTTTATCCACTATAACACCACCACCGAACTTTAAAGTAATGAACTTTACCCACTATAACAGTTCAATGAACTTTATCCACTGACGATAAAACCTTCCCATCAAGGCGACTTTACTGTTATATAGGTGTAGAATTTAGTTATAGTGTGTAAAGTTGTGACAAAAAGAAGCTTCATGACTTTAGTGTTACAATTGGTAAAATTCGGTGACCATATGTGAAATTAACCCGATATAGTATTTATCTCTAACTGTGATGGTGAATTTTATCAATTCTGCTTCATTTTCATGGTTGAAGGCTTTATATCTCTTACTCATGCCCATATGCCCAACGTACGTGGATTGCTAGAAATTATAAGGTCCGTAAGCAATCATTGATCTAGGATTTGCTTAAACATTATATTTAGTGTGTACTTGAATTCCTTCCATTTACCTATAAACTTAGTGATATACATTCGTGTATGTGAATCAGGGGTTGCAGGAAAAGATAAAGCTGGTTCCTATTGATCTAAAGAACAGGCCAGATTGGTACAAGGAGAAGGTTTATCCAGCAAACAAGGTGAAAGTGACATTACTGTTTCAAATAAATGGCGACTATTATTCAAATGGTTTATAGTATCTCCTTTCTTTGAAGTTTCCTCAGTCCATAATAACCATAGTATAAGCTGGTCCGCTTGTTGTTTTAGCACAGTAAATCTACAAAAGAAAGACGTAATTTATCGATTCCTAAACGATGTGTTGAAACCAGAttgtgtctctctctctctctctatatatatatatatgtgtgtgtgtgtgtgtatctgTATTTGAGGTTCATCTGCAAGATTCTTTGATATGTGGTCTAAGTGCCATCATCGATTAGCTTACATATCGTGAACGCTGAAATTTtgcgaaaaagaaagaaaagcttATATCTGAATGGATGATAGATCAAAGGTAAATGAGCAGATTTAGGTCTTGCTAACTCACAGGTTTAGGTGACGAAATATACACACCTGTTAATTGCATTACACTTCACTGTCACTTTGTTGTGCTGATCCATGTGCTCGCCCTTTCCATCTCAAGACAGCTCCAAGAACTTATTTCTTTTCTTGCACAGGTACCATCACTGGAACACAACAATGAAGTTAAGGGTGAGAGTATGGATCTAATTAGATGTATTGACAGTAACTTTGAAGGACCTTCACTTTTCCCAGACGTAAGTTCTTGATAGGATTTTCCTTGAGATTTTCCTACTTTTGCCGTTTCACAACTTGTGTGCTAACTTCTGTAGGATCCTTCCAAGAGAAAATTCGCGGAAGAAATGTTCTCCCACTTTGACTCCTTTTACAAAGCTGTAATTTCGTCTTTCAAGGAAGACACAGTAAATGATGCAAGTAAGTTTTAACTCCTTTATAATTACATACTTGCTTTGGCATAGAAGCTTTGAGTCTGAGATGTGCTGTTGGTGTAGTTGCAGCATTTGATTCCATTGAGACTTCTCTTTCCAAGTTTGTTGATGGACCTTTCTTCCTTGGTACGTTCAGTCTGGTGAGTATCCATCCCTTATTTTTGGTTGTTCCAAATTCAATTGCGGAAAACTATCCGTAGATGGATTAGTAGGTGAAAAGGTGAAATTGACGGTTACAGTTTGTTTGGAaagttgttacctattgtattgttactttaaatacaatgctTATTTTGATTCATTACCTTGTATTTTTCACTCATTTTGTCCTTCCTTATTACTATATAATCCTATTTTATCTTTTATCCCATCTTTTTCTATAATAATTATATCCCGTACCCTACTTTTTCTTTATAATGTtataa
This region of Nicotiana tomentosiformis chromosome 4, ASM39032v3, whole genome shotgun sequence genomic DNA includes:
- the LOC104111555 gene encoding protein IN2-1 homolog B-like isoform X1; its protein translation is MAALSIGYQFHFHFNPPNLTPLPTKFNSLAFTAKHPLRRHHIWCPKIYAPPAVSVMAFGSSREVLPPALDSSSEPPAIFDGTPKLYISYSCPYAQRTWIARNYKGLQEKIKLVPIDLKNRPDWYKEKVYPANKVPSLEHNNEVKGESMDLIRCIDSNFEGPSLFPDDPSKRKFAEEMFSHFDSFYKAVISSFKEDTVNDAIAAFDSIETSLSKFVDGPFFLGTFSLVDIAYAPFIERFQPFLLDVKNFDITTGRTKLAAWIEEMNQIEAYTVTKRDAKELLESYKKRFLSQV
- the LOC104111555 gene encoding protein IN2-1 homolog B-like isoform X2 — protein: MAALSIGYQFHFHFNPPNLTPLPTKFNSLAFTAKHPLRRHHIWCPKIYAPPAVSVMAFGSREVLPPALDSSSEPPAIFDGTPKLYISYSCPYAQRTWIARNYKGLQEKIKLVPIDLKNRPDWYKEKVYPANKVPSLEHNNEVKGESMDLIRCIDSNFEGPSLFPDDPSKRKFAEEMFSHFDSFYKAVISSFKEDTVNDAIAAFDSIETSLSKFVDGPFFLGTFSLVDIAYAPFIERFQPFLLDVKNFDITTGRTKLAAWIEEMNQIEAYTVTKRDAKELLESYKKRFLSQV